Proteins from one Maniola hyperantus chromosome 25, iAphHyp1.2, whole genome shotgun sequence genomic window:
- the LOC117993984 gene encoding uncharacterized protein: MPRRGPELEVRAVLKKVKPVEEPSSLDVSFSDDEALPPGIVFTDVLQKKWRIGKPIGRGSFGRIYLASDDTEKEVTKLNARYVVKIEPHTNGPLFVEIHCLIRTAQVNEVKAWRLQNKRKRLGMPIYIASGSFTDENAGVKYRFLVLPRYDVDLQKVISRTKVLDLRNVLVIAIQILDVLEYLHNKGYTHSDIKSSNLMLGFDGNKYSKGLPKPPPSFQKDDKQIVLLSKKHRKAKSTRSRASNYYDDEDYKTRERSSTETQEDNEKRLATVKRKLRKILSDKDSRTLHRHHAFNLRQLSNYVNYEDLNSSVCSDQSYQNFLDDFGQIYSPRKVHTEESNDETLINKDLNEIHREAVLSQSNGQIYLLDYGLASKFVDSKGKHKPFDMDARKAHDGTLEYSSRDSHIGAHSRRSDLETLGFNLLDWLTGTLPWKTTEVLAEPDLVHVLKKNFMNDTKSLLKTCFKTEFYPQFMEKYLQYVKSLDFTEKPDYDYCRSLFRNELLKNGYVPDKELNVNFAETPMSPMRNKLCYSKRLGRKNTPPDFIARNGIKKAFERENVCSLENDLKLELLKQTLNTSNDGIRKPCVSRNFFISDADLVARLKKSLMPHNIFDKKLSPKNLRSNQKNVTKRKSVRRHRNSIGKFGKFMGSARQFTWAEILAGNPEDIIRKERNPVTDNEEEDEDSTCKYRIRKLSSASENSDTQSPLLQNEFLHDKNPTYAMKEVIANLTNRINRKISKETDDNNPEIEGYTPAMIKYYLIKKKREADEKIEAQKKQHSIKEVSVRCTRSMAINPKKTQTRSTSKRKTENINQETVDSAEEITPRRSKRINTKAKSSLTVLESPKNTTNKNKKTVRKTTVAINRRKLRSGKRSSKKKCI; this comes from the exons ATGCCGCGCCGCGGGCCTGAGTTGGAGGTGCGAGCGGTTCTTAAAAAGGTGAAGCCTGTTGAGGAGCCGTCTAGTTTGGACGTCAGTTTCAGTGACGACGAGGCGTTGCCTCCAGGTATCGTCTTCACAGATGTTTTACAAAAGAAATGGCGAATAGGAAAGCCTATAG GCAGAGGTAGCTTCGGTAGAATTTATCTGGCTTCCGATGATACAGAAAAGGAGGTAACTAAGCTAAATGCTCGGTATGTGGTCAAAATTGAGCCACACACCAATGGACCTTTGTTTGTTGAAATACATTGTCTTATTAGGACTGCACAAGTCAATGAAG TCAAAGCATGGAGACTTCAAAACAAGAGGAAACGATTAGGCATGCCCATATACATAGCAAGTGGATCATTTACTGATGAGAATGCCGGCGTCAAATACAGGTTCCTAGTGTTGCCGCGCTACGATGTCGACTTGCAGAAAGTCATCTCGAGAACTAAAGTGCTGGACTTGAGAAATGTACTCGTGATAGCCATACAAATACTTGATGTGTTGGAGTATTTACATAACAAAGGATATACACATTCAGATATAAAAAGCTCAAACCTTATGCTAGGTTTTGACGGTAATAAATATAGCAAGGGACTCCCTAAGCCTCCACCGTCGTTCCAAAAAGACGATAAGCAAATTGTACTGCTCTCAAAAAAGCATAGAAAAGCTAAAAGTACAAGGTCTAGAGCATCTAATTATTATGATGACGAAGACTATAAAACTAGAGAGAGGTCCTCCACAGAAACTCAAGAGGACAATGAGAAAAGATTGGCCACTGTCAAAAGGAAGCTGAGAAAAATCCTCTCCGATAAAGACAGTAGAACGTTACACCGTCATCATGCTTTCAATCTTAGACAACTGTCAAATTATGTCAATTACGAAGACTTGAATAGCTCGGTGTGCTCAGACCAATCTTATCAAAATTTTCTTGATGATTTCGGCCAAATTTACTCACCTAGAAAGGTTCATACTGAAGAATCGAACGATGAAACTTTGATTAATAAAGATCTAAATGAAATTCATAGAGAAGCAGTTTTGTCACAATCGAATGGTCAAATCTATTTACTTGATTATGGACTTGCATCAAAATTTGTAGACTCCAAAGGAAAGCATAAGCCTTTTGATATGGATGCTAGAAAAGCTCATGACGGCACCTTGGAGTATAGTTCTAGAGATTCTCACATTGGGGCACATTCTAGACGTTCTGACTTAGAAACTCTGGGTTTCAACCTCCTCGATTGGCTCACAGGGACTTTACCATGGAAAACAACAGAGGTTTTAGCCGAACCAGACTTAGTACATGTTTTAAAGAAAAACTTTATGAACGACACAAAATCACTTCTCAAAACGTGTTTCAAAACTGAATTCTACCCTCAGTTTATGGAGAAATATTTACAATATGTAAAAAGTCTGGACTTTACCGAAAAACCCGATTATGATTATTGCAGAAGTTTGTTCAGAAATGAATTGCTGAAAAATGGATATGTCCCGGATAAAGAATTGAATGTGAACTTCGCAGAGACACCTATGTCTCCGATGAGAAACAAGTTGTGTTACTCGAAACGACTCGGTAGGAAAAACACTCCACCAGACTTTATCGCACGGAACGGTATAAAGAAAGCTTTTGAAAGGGAAAACGTCTGCTCGTTAGAGAATGACTTAAAACTAGAACTCTTAAAGCAAACATTGAACACATCAAACGATGGGATCCGCAAACCATGCGTGTCTAGAAACTTCTTCATTTCTGATGCAGACTTAGTGGCTCGATTGAAAAAATCTTTAATGCCCCACAACATATTTGACAAAAAATTATCCCCCAAAAATTTACGGTCGAACCAGAAAAATGTCACGAAACGCAAAAGTGTGAGGAGACATAGGAACAGTATCGGTAAATTCGGAAAATTTATGGGCTCAGCGCGACAGTTCACTTGGGCAGAAATTTTAGCTGGCAACCCCGAAGATATCATCCGCAAAGAGCGTAACCCCGTCACGGATAATGAAGAGGAAGATGAAGATTCAACATGCAAGTACCGGATAAGGAAACTGTCGAGTGCATCCGAAAACTCTGACACCCAATCTCCATTATTGCAAAATGAATTTTTACATGACAAAAATCCGACTTACGCTATGAAAGAAGTAATAGCTAACTTGACTAACAGAATCAATCGAAAAATTTCAAAAGAAACTGATGATAACAATCCTGAAATTGAAGGTTACACGCCGGCGatgattaaatattatttgattaaaaagaAACGTGAAGCCGACGAAAAAATTGAAGCCCAGAAGAAGCAGCATTCCATTAAGGAGGTATCAGTACGATGCACTCGCTCAATGGCAATTAATCCGAAGAAAACTCAAACCAG GTCTACCTCAAAAAGAAAGACTGAAAATATAAACCAGGAAACTGTCGACAGTGCCGAAGAAATAACTCCTAGAAGGAGCAAACGGATTAATACTAAGGCCAAAAGCAGCCTTACAGTACTGGAGAGTCCTAAAAAtacaactaataaaaataaaa aaactGTAAGAAAAACCACGGTTGCAATCAACCGAAGGAAATTGCGAAGTGGCAAACGAAgcagtaaaaaaaaatgtatataa